The Tursiops truncatus isolate mTurTru1 chromosome 11, mTurTru1.mat.Y, whole genome shotgun sequence genomic sequence AAGTTTATCATTTCAGAacgtacatttttttaaacaactttattggagtataattgctgaaCGTACATTTTTGAGTAGGCCTGAAACTTCGTGAATGGAGCGGGTTAAAACACTTGGGTATTTGTTAGGCATCAGAAGAGACTTCACCTGGTTTTTTTCTTGCATTCCAAAGAAAGTACTGAAGGCAATGAGAAACCACAGTGTTGTCTCTGAGTTCATCGTCCTCGGGCTGTCTGCTGACCCCCAGATCCAGGCTCTGCTCTTTGTGCTGTTCTTTGTTATTTATATCCTGACCCTTATGGGGAACCTGATGCTGCTGCTGGTGATAAGGGTGGATTCCCAGCTCCACAACCCCATGTACTTTTTCCTGGGACAATTGTCCTTCCTGGATCTCTGCCACTCTTCTGTCACTGTGCCCAAGCTGTTGGAGAACCTCCTGTCTGAGCAGAAAACCATCTCATTCCAGGGCTGCATGGCTCAGGTCTTCTTTGTGTTTGCCACTGGAGGCACTGAATCCTGCCTACTTGCTGTCATGGCCTATGACCGCTATGTTGCCATCAGTTCTCCTCTGCTGTATGGCCAGATGATGAACAGAAAGCTGTGTATGGGGCTGGTGTGGGGCTCATTGGGCTTGGGTTTTACGGATGCTCTCATCAATATCCTTGTAGCTCTCAATTTAGACTTCTGTGAGGCTCAAAATATTCACCACTTCAGCTGTGAGCTGCCCTCTCTCTACCCTTTGTCTTGTTCCGATGTGTCTGCAAGCTTTACTGCCTTGCTCTGCTCCAGCCTCCTGCATTTCTTTGGAAATTTCCTCTTGatatttttctcctatatttgcattttcttcaccATCCTGAGCATCAGCTCAACTGCAGGCAGAAGCAAGGCCTTCTCCACCTGTTCCTTCCACCTCACGGCAGTGAGCTTCTTTTATGGCTCAGGTTTACTCCGCTATCTCATGCCAAATTCAGGATCCACTCAAGAGTTCATCTGCTCCTTGCAGTATAGTGTGATCACCCCCATGCTGAATCCTCTCTTCTACAGCCTGAAGAACAAGGAGGTGAAGGCAGCTGTGAGAAAAATGTTGAGACAATGTTCCTAGTGTTTCAAATCAtagattaaaaaatcagaatgatGAGGAAATTGGGTAGAATTGCCATAAATAGTGCCTGCATATTAAGGAGAATTCTCTGATATAAGGATCTGCACGATGCCATACCTCTTTTCTTGAAAATACTTAAGAAAAGTTGAAGTTAGTTTCTGGAATGATACCAGTTCAGTCCTAATCAGAGGAAGGTGGATAGATAAACATTTTGTCTAGCAATTTTTCTTGCaaacatatttaatttattacaCACAATATGGTAGACATTGTCTGCTTAGGCTATCTTTACCATTCTTCCAGTAACTAAACTCCGTGTGTTCAATGTGGTCCCAGAGAGACTGTCAATCACAGTGTCCCCaaatcctcccccctccccttctcattATTCACTCATTCTTCCTGGCACAGTGGCTGATACAGGAGTGAGCACATGGTCAATGCTGGACCATTCACTCTCTTAGGATAtttgaaattgtttatttgaCCTACACGTGTCCAATAGAGACtacaaataaaacatttgtttatCATGCTTCAAACCATTTACATAGTGACCCACCATCTCCAGCTGTGAGGGGCCCCCATGACAAGAGAAGATTCCCTGGCTTGTACACACTGCTGGACAAATAGCTCTGCCACTGAGCTCTAGTGGTGCTGCAGAAAAGGCAGAATGTGAGCAAATCAACAACAGAGCAAGTACTGTACAGGGCCTTTGATAAACACCAGGAAGAAACCAAAGGGCTTTTCAACAAAGGCCCTTTAGATCATGAAACACAATTAGAGCACTAGTGAGAAGGAGACTTAGGTGAGGTATATGGATTAAAATGATCATGGTCAAaagttaattattatttctttctgaacTTACCTTTTAGTTTTTACTTACTTACCAACTGTCAACTGTCCTCCTCCCCTTCACTTTGCACTCCGCAGGAACAGAGAATATAAACTCAAAGAGAGCAACGACATTTTCTGGCATCTTCACTACTTTTTCAAGAATGTTAAAATAGTTTCAAACATGCTTGTTGCACAATGAATGTATTTTGAATGTATGAATCATGAGCAAGACGCAGAGAATATATGTAGGATGAATTCTCACCAGAGGGCCACCAAAGCAGTTTGAAATAATTCTGTGAGTAGAATAGCCTATTATGTGAGTGCCAGTCTTTTCCTTCCTGGTGAGCCTAGTTCTGGTCCATGGATTCACAAAGAGTGTGGCCATGGCTGGGCAAGGTGGTGGTTACGCAAAGGTTCAACAACATTTTCATTCACCAAGGCCGATCTGCTGTTGCCactggtgaaaattattttgCTAAAGGTCACACACAAATTTTGTTAGATATATTATCAGATACCTTCCACTGTTTGTTTCTGTTGTGAATTAACAATCCAATTC encodes the following:
- the LOC101334667 gene encoding olfactory receptor 8S1-like, which gives rise to MERVKTLGYLLGIRRDFTWFFSCIPKKVLKAMRNHSVVSEFIVLGLSADPQIQALLFVLFFVIYILTLMGNLMLLLVIRVDSQLHNPMYFFLGQLSFLDLCHSSVTVPKLLENLLSEQKTISFQGCMAQVFFVFATGGTESCLLAVMAYDRYVAISSPLLYGQMMNRKLCMGLVWGSLGLGFTDALINILVALNLDFCEAQNIHHFSCELPSLYPLSCSDVSASFTALLCSSLLHFFGNFLLIFFSYICIFFTILSISSTAGRSKAFSTCSFHLTAVSFFYGSGLLRYLMPNSGSTQEFICSLQYSVITPMLNPLFYSLKNKEVKAAVRKMLRQCS